One genomic window of Solanum stenotomum isolate F172 chromosome 9, ASM1918654v1, whole genome shotgun sequence includes the following:
- the LOC125877264 gene encoding uncharacterized protein LOC125877264: MEKYFFKVSNSSSITQNQPNREENTNHLEVPSHSSQEFDLSSLKADPGERTQILEFHPNHRDAIRRAYLQKKPCQPLLREFPQTNIFGDVRRFNHKWFDEFPDWLEYSISKDAAFCLYCYLFKQNNNLQGGGETFSSVGFRSWHKKASLQTHVGGHTSIHNQSKRKCEDLMRQQQSIHASFEKQFNQDKHGYQIRLAASIDVVRLLVRQGLAFRGHDESKLSLNRGNFLEILSFYAQKCDEVRKFVLENAPQNDQMTCPKIQKDIVIACKIETIKGIIKELNGDYFSLLVDESFDVSRKEQMAVVLRYVDRRGFVMERLLDIVHVKNTSALSLKEAIVNLLSQHSLSLSYVRGQCYDGASNMQGDINGLKMLIKKESRSAYSIHCFAHQLQLTLVGVSKRCLQVGELVHLVSNIFNVLAASYKRMDDYRESQKKKIQEAFDMGELKTGRGLHQEVGISRACDTRWGSHFKSFNCFILKFGTIMDILDNIVETAHSIDERSRATGYIRIAQTYEVAFMLHLMKEVLGITNDLSTCLQKKEQDIANAMLLVKVAKRRLQELRKNERWDLFVVEVSAFCIKYNIVVPNFDESYVNSGRSRRKSADYTVFHHYHIEVFCKIID; the protein is encoded by the coding sequence ATGGAGAAGTACTTTTTTAAAGtatcaaattcaagttctattACTCAGAATCAACCTAACCGGGAAGAAAATACTAACCATTTGGAAGTACCATCACACTCTTCTCAAGAATTTGATTTAAGTTCTTTAAAGGCTGATCCAGGTGAAAGAACTCAAATCTTGGAATTTCATCCAAATCACCGTGACGCTATTAGAAGAGCTTATCTCCAAAAAAAACCTTGTCAACCTCTATTAAGAGAGTTTCCACAAACAAACATTTTTGGAGATGTGCGTCGTTTTAATCATAAATGGTTTGATGAATTTCCTGATTGGTTAGAGTATAGTATAAGTAAAGATGCAGCCTTTTGtttgtattgttatttattCAAGCAAAATAACAATCTTCAAGGCGGAGGTGAAACATTTTCGAGTGTGGGGTTTAGAAGTTGGCATAAAAAAGCTAGTTTGCAAACACATGTTGGTGGGCATACTAGCATTCACAATCAGTCAAAAAGAAAATGTGAAGATCTAATGCGACAACAACAATCCATACATGCTTCATTTGAGAAACAATTTAATCAAGATAAGCACGGGTATCAAATCCGCTTAGCAGCTTCAATTGATGTAGTAAGACTTCTTGTGAGACAAGGCTTGGCATTTCGAGGTCATGATGAATCTAAATTATCACTTAACAGAGGTaattttcttgagattctttcattttatgCCCAAAAGTGTGATGAAGTTCGTAAGTTTGTATTGGAAAATGCTCCTCAAAATGACCAAATGACTTgtccaaaaattcaaaaagatattgtaaTTGCTTGCAAGATTGAAACAATTAAGGGCATCATAAAGGAACTAAATGGTGATTATTTTTCCTTATTGGTTGATGAATCTTTTGATGTTTCACGCAAGGAGCAAATGGCGGTTGTTTTACGATATGTTGATAGAAGAGGATTTGTGATGGAGAGACTTCTTGACATTGTTCATGTTAAAAATACTAGTGCTTTATCTCTAAAAGAAGCAATTGTCAATTTACTTTCTCAACATTCCTTGAGTCTATCTTATGTGCGTGGACAATGCTATGATGGAGCAAGTAATATGCAAGGTGATATCAATGGCCTTAAGATGTTGATTAAGAAAGAAAGTAGATCGGCTTATTCCATACATTGTTTTGCTCATCAACTTCAATTAACTCTTGTTGGTGTTTCTAAAAGATGTCTTCAAGTTGGAGAACTTGTTCATTtggtttcaaatatttttaatgttttggcGGCTTCTTATAAACGTATGGATGATTATCgagaatctcaaaaaaaaaaaattcaagaagcTTTTGATATGGGTGAGCTTAAAACGGGTAGAGGCTTGCATCAAGAAGTTGGTATTTCTAGAGCTTGCGATACTCGTTGGGGATCTCActtcaaatcttttaattgttttattctCAAGTTTGGTACAATTATGGACATTCTTGATAATATTGTTGAAACTGCACATTCTATAGATGAAAGATCCAGGGCAACAGGATATATCAGAATTGCTCAAACTTATGAGGTTGCATTCATGTTGCATTTGATGAAAGAAGTTCTAGGAATTACTAATGATCTTAGTACATGTTTACAAAAAAAGGAGCAAGACATTGCAAATGCCATGCTACTTGTTAAAGTGGCCAAGAGAAGGCTACAAGAGTTGAGGAAAAATGAAAGATgggatttatttgttgttgagGTTTCTGCATTTTGTATCAAGTATAATATTGTGGTGCCTAATTTTGATGAGTCGTATGTTAATTCTGGAAGATCACGGCGTAAATCTGCTGATTATACTGTTtttcatcattatcatattgaagtattttgtaaaataattgattGA
- the LOC125877191 gene encoding nudix hydrolase 2-like: MDSFEEASIDIKMEIFEAIEDNYGGVIVNMKKEEPMDFLKFHTMLKASISYWRLKGKKGVWIKLPIELAHLVNAAVKEGFWYHHAEATYLMLVYWIPHEIPHTFPANASHRIGIGAFVLNQDGQVLVVKEISGKITGTWKLPTGVVDEGEDICMAAVREVQEETGIETEFVELLAFRQSHKSFFGKSDLFFICMLKPLNFTINKQEAEIEEAKWMPMEEYASQSKVNQSELSQMIANICVAKKEEQYNGFSALLTTTGHSSKKCYLYSNNI, encoded by the exons ATGGATTCTTTTGAAGAAGCATCAATTGACATAAAAATGGAGATATTTGAGGCAATTGAAGATAATTATGGAGGAGTTATTGTGAACATGAAGAAAGAGGAACCTAtggattttcttaaatttcatactATGCTCAAGGCTTCCATTTCTTATTGGAGGCTAAAG GGAAAGAAGGGTGTTTGGATTAAGTTACCTATAGAACTTGCTCATCTTGTTAATGCAGCAGTAAAG GAGGGATTTTGGTATCATCATGCAGAGGCAACATATTTGATGCTTGTTTATTGGATTCCTCATGAAATTCCTCATACTTTTCCTGCTAATGCTTCTCATCGTATTGGTATTGGTGCTTTCGTCCTCAACCAAGACGGACAG GTACTGGTAGTTAAAGAAATATCTGGAAAAATTACTGGGACTTGGAAGCTTCCTACTGGTGTTGTTGATGAG GGGGAGGATATATGTATGGCTGCCGTTAGAGAAGTGCAAGAAGAGACAGGA attgaGACAGAATTTGTTGAACTCCTTGCCTTTAG ACAAAGTCACAAATCATTCTTTGGAAAATCTGATTTGTTCTTCATATGCATGCTGAAACCACTTAATTtcactatcaacaagcaagaagCTGAGATTGAGGAAGCTAAG TGGATGCCAATGGAAGAATATGCAAGCCAATCAAAGGTGAACCAAAGTGAACTCTCTCAAATGATAGCCAATATATGTGTAGCCAAGAAAGAGGAACAGTACAATGGCTTCTCTGCTCTTCTTACTACTACTGGACATTCTTCCAAGAAGTGCTATTTATACTCTAATAACATATAg